CGAGATCGTGCGCGCCTTCGGGGAAGCGACCCGCCGCGCCATCGAGTCCGGGTACGACGGCGTGGAAATCCACGGCGCCAACGGCTACCTCATCCAGCAGTTCTTCTCGCCGCACTCCAACCGCCGCACCGACCGCTGGGGCGGCAGCCTGGAAGCCCGTATGGCCTTCCCGCTGGCCGTCGTGGACGAGGTGCAGCGCGTGGTTGCCGAGCACGCCACTGGCCCCTTCGCGGTCGGCTACCGCTTCTCGCCCGAGGAGCCCGAGACCCCCGGCATCACGATGGACGACTCGCTGGCCCTCGTGGACGTGCTGGCCGACAAGGGCATGGACTACCTGCACATCTCGCTGATGGAGTACGCCTCGCTGCCCCGCCGCGCCAGCGACACGGCCAGCAGCCGCCTGGAGCAGATCGTGGCGAAGGTTGCCGGGCGCACGCCGGTCATGGGCGTCGGCTCGGTGCACACGCCCGAGCAGGCCGCGCAGGTGCTGAAGATGGGCGCCGAGTTCGTCGCCCTGGGCCGCGAACTCCTGATGGATCCCGACTGGGTCGCCAAGGTCCGAGACGGCCGCGAGGCCGAGCTGGAGACGGTGCTGGATGTCGAGGGCCAGGACCGCCTCGTGATCGCCACGCCGCTGTGGAACGCCCTGGTGAACACCCCCGGCTGGCTGCCCCTGAGCAAGAAGCCCGAAGCCGTCACGGCCTGAGCTTTTCCGCTCCATAGATTCCGCACCGTGCCCCCGCCCCTGACCGGCGGGGGTTTTTGGCGCCCTCGGCTATGCTGACGCGCGTGACTTCCCGCCCACGCCCCGAACTCCCTGGCCTCCTGACCGGCCTCGCCACCGGGTGCGGACTGGCCGTGCTGGCAGCGCTGCTAGGTGAGGTGCGGGCGCCCGCACCGCTGCTGCTGGGGGTGATCCTGCTGTGCGGGGCGCTGGGGGCGTGGCGGCCCACCCGGCTGCTGCTGGGCTGGGGTGCTGGGCTACTGGCAGCGGCGGTGGCCCTGTGCCTCCTGACGCCGGTCCTGCGCGGGCCGCTGAACGCCCTGACCGTCTCTCAGCTACCCGTGCGCGCCGACGCCGTCGTGGTGCTGGGGGCCGGGGTGCAGTGCGGGGCGGGCACCCTGGAGGCGACCAGCCTGACGCGGCTCGTGCGCGGGCTGGAGCTGTGGCGGGCTGGGTACGCCCCCACTGTGACCGTCTCGCAGCAGTCGGGCCTGATTGGGCCGCACGAGTGCGCCAAAATGAGCGACCTGGAACGCGCGCACATCGCTGCCCTGTACCCGGCAGGCGGCCCCGAGGTCCTGACCCTGCGGACGGTCACCACGACCCGCGACGAGGCCGCGCGGGTGGGGGCCTACGCCCGTGAGCGGGGCTGGCGGCGGGTCCTGATCGTCACGTCGCCTTGGCACGCGCGGCGCACGCAGGCGCTGTTCCGGGCGCAGGGGGTGGACGCCGTGAGCGTGCCCGCGCCCGAGAGCCGGTTCGACTACGGCCTGCTGTATCCGCACGACCGGCTCGCCGCGCTGCGGGTGCTGCTCTACGAGGGGCTGTCGCGGGTGAAGTTCGCGGTGGGGGGGACGCCGGAGCGGGGGAAGTAGGCGGGTCGGAAGGCGTCCGAGGGTCTACTTTCCCTCGTCCCCAGTCCCCGCCCGCGAGGAGAGGAAAGCTTCTCGCTGCGCT
The DNA window shown above is from Deinococcus sp. Leaf326 and carries:
- a CDS encoding NADH-dependent flavin oxidoreductase, which produces MKPEFNSLFQSFTLRSGVVLDNRVVLAPMTNFSSDAQGNVTDDELAYYARRSNGVGLVITACTNVTRNGQGFPGEFAAYDDRFVPSLTRLARTVQGEGAKALLQIFHAGRMAPAALVDGDVVSASAVSPVRDGAEQAPAPAPRELSGEEVDEIVRAFGEATRRAIESGYDGVEIHGANGYLIQQFFSPHSNRRTDRWGGSLEARMAFPLAVVDEVQRVVAEHATGPFAVGYRFSPEEPETPGITMDDSLALVDVLADKGMDYLHISLMEYASLPRRASDTASSRLEQIVAKVAGRTPVMGVGSVHTPEQAAQVLKMGAEFVALGRELLMDPDWVAKVRDGREAELETVLDVEGQDRLVIATPLWNALVNTPGWLPLSKKPEAVTA
- a CDS encoding YdcF family protein translates to MAVLAALLGEVRAPAPLLLGVILLCGALGAWRPTRLLLGWGAGLLAAAVALCLLTPVLRGPLNALTVSQLPVRADAVVVLGAGVQCGAGTLEATSLTRLVRGLELWRAGYAPTVTVSQQSGLIGPHECAKMSDLERAHIAALYPAGGPEVLTLRTVTTTRDEAARVGAYARERGWRRVLIVTSPWHARRTQALFRAQGVDAVSVPAPESRFDYGLLYPHDRLAALRVLLYEGLSRVKFAVGGTPERGK